Proteins found in one Capra hircus breed San Clemente chromosome 20, ASM170441v1, whole genome shotgun sequence genomic segment:
- the LOC102170360 gene encoding ribosome biogenesis protein NSA2 homolog produces MPQNEYIELHRKRYGYRLDYHEKKRKKEGREAHERSKKAKKMIGLKAKLYHKQRHAEKIQMKKTIKMHEKRNTKQKNDEKTPQGAVPAYLLDREGQSRAKVLSNMIKQKRKEKAGKWEVPLPKVRAQGETEVLKVIRTGKRKKKAWKRMVTKVCFVGDGFTRKPPKYERFIRPMGLRFKKAHVTHPELKATFCLPILGVKKNPSSPLYTTLGVITKGTVIEVNVSELGLVTQGGKVIWGKYAQVTNNPENDGCINAVLLV; encoded by the exons ATG CCACAAAATGAATATATTGAGTTACACCGTAAGCGCTATGGATATCGTTTGGATTaccatgagaaaaagagaaagaaggaaggtcGAGAGGCTCATGAACGTTCAAAGAAGGCAAAAAAGATGATTGGTCTGAAAGCTAAGCTCTACCATAAACAGCGCCATGCtgagaaaatacaaatgaaaaagac TATTAAGATGCatgaaaagagaaacaccaaACAGAAGAATGATGAAAAGACTCCACAAGGTGCAGTACCTGCATATCTACTGGACCGAGAGGGACAGTCTCGAGCTAAAGTACTTTCCAATATGATTAAACAGAAACGAAAAGAGAAAGCG GGAAAATGGGAGGTCCCTCTGCCTAAAGTTCGTGCCCAGGGAGAAACAGAAGTATTAAAAGTTATTCgaacaggaaagagaaagaagaaagcctGGAAGAGGATGGTTACTAAAGTCTGCTTTGTTGGAGATGGCTTTACTCGAAAACCACCTAAATATGAAAGATTCATTAGGCCAATG GGATTACGTTTCAAGAAGGCTCATGTAACACATCCTGAACTGAAAGCCACCTTTTGCTTGCCAATACTTGGTGTAAAGAAGAATCCCTCATCCCCACTATATACAACTTTGGGTGTTATTACCAAAGGAACCGTCATTGAGGTGAACGTAAGCGAATTGGGCCTTGTAACACAAGGAGGCAAAGTCATCTGGG GAAAATATGCCCAGGTTACCAATAATCCTGAAAATGATGGATGCATAAATGCAGTCTTACTGGTTTGA